taaaggcaggaacacttctgtaagctgctttcagttaagcctacagctgttaaggtacatggttcagacctgggtctgggtttgcagcaggctcaAACCagacagggcactgaagtcctaagatGACAGGGCAGAAAAGCAGGGgcagtagtcttggcacatcaggtggcagctcacagggggtttctgtgatccaacctgtcacatcCCCCAGTTTAGTGTTTTTTTCTTAGGTATTTACAGCAGTAAACTTGGTGGGGAGTCAGTGAGGAACAACTCATGATGATGTCAcgcccctgccttaaatagctttagcatatggcaggaaccctttgtctcccggTTTGATTCCCACAcctggtcagtggaaaaacactagtaTTCTGATGGAGTCCAGTagcaggtgacttggtcacatgccTCTGTAAGGCCATAGCAGCCAAGAGAGAGAGGCTGTTTGTAACATCCTCAGGAAGGCTTCCCGGTGGGAGATtggcatcttcaaagtcctattgttttccctaatggcccttcccaaccagctatctagactgatgcattctgtctagtgggcattccccagatgtaaacacatttgtaatagatgcatagacagtattcctaacttcagatacccaAATGCTACATATTTAGCaagtaggataatcatattccgtaaatcataacctttccaatgatatctcacatgccttatcttgcacatcataattatgtcatactcataataatattattatgaagaatatggggcataatgcCACAActgcatcttcacaagcagggaTGCACTAGCCTCTTCCTAAAGGCTCATTTAGGGAACACAGAGCTGCAATCATTTCCTCCACTGTGCAGTGCCATTATGGTGCTTTAGGGCACAGGGAGTCTTGTACGTGCCCTCTCTGCCCCTTGCTgaatttcatcccaaaggattaCAACAGTAGTGCATGGGGAGACTAGACTGTACAGTAAGTCGAAATTCAGATTCCAAGCCCAGAGGGGCTCACTGCGATCACCTAGGcggacctcctgtgtaacacaggtcatACGAATTCCCTGAATGAATACCTGTTTGTATCAGAGCATGCCTTTTAGAAGAAtatccactcttgattttaaacatttccaacaatagagaatccaccacaactctcgGTAAGTTGTTCCAAATGTAAATTTACCCTGTTAAAATTTTGCACCttatttgaatttgtctaacttcaacttccagccattggattttctTGAAGCTTTGTCTTTGAGACTAAAAAGCCTGATTAACAGATTTCTGTTGCCCATGTATTCACTTATAAACTCTGATCGTCACCACTTAACCTAACCTTTACTTTTAACAGTTTGAGCCCCTTAATTCTCTCActaaaaggcatgttttccaatcctgtAACCATTCTTGTAGATCTTCTACAAGATcgtctccaatttttcaacatctttcttgaaccaTGGACACTAGAACCGGACACAGTGTTTCAGTAGTGGTCATACcagagccaaatacagagataaaataacttctctactacTCAACATTCCCGTTTATATACTggaggatcacattagcccttttggccagtgtcacactgagagctcatgttcagctgattatccaccatgacccccaactccttttcagagtcactacttcccaggatagagtcctccatcctgtaagtagggcctacattctttgttcctagaagtatgactttacatttggccacattaaaacacatattgtttgcttgtgccctgcTTACTAAGCGATCCAGATCATTCTGTACCAGTGACTTgccttcttcattatttaccacttgtGCAAATTAGGTCTGCAAATtgtatcagtgatgattttatgtttttttcctggtcattgataaaaaaagttaaatatggGCCCAAGAACTGATCACGGCAAGACATCACTAGGAACATACCCAATCAATaagtccccatttacaattacattgagacctatcagttagccagtttttagttCATTTAATGTGTGACATATTGACTTTCCATCGTActaatttcttaatcaaaatgaagTGCAGTACAAAGTATATTACAgaaacactattacctttattaaaCAAGCTTATGTAATCAAAACAGATTAAGTTAATTCCATTATTTTTCCCtagattgatgtcaggctgataggcctataattacccatgttgtctcatttgcttttttaaaatattggcataacattagctttcttcctctccttttgAGCTTCCCCTGTGttctaagacttattgaaaataaacattaatggtGCAGAAAGCTCcttggccagctcttttaaacTCTTTTAAACTGGATGTAAATTATCTCAACATGCAGATTTAAAAATGCCTAGCTTTAGCAGCTGTATCTGTGAGAGAGGTGCAAATAACGAATTACAAGAGTCAGGGCCCTTCCCCTGAGAAAGAGCACTCTGTATAAAAAAAGATTCTTAAAACTGTCCTTTGGTAGAGAAAATATTGAGTAATTATTTGAAGTAATTATTAAATGGATGACCTTATCTTGAAAAAGTGACTTTGTATATTATTAAGCAAGTAAAGGGACATCAACTTGACGTCTAGTTAACATCAGAACAAGTCAGAAGTAGTTGCAGGAACACCTACCCTTGAGTTTTTTGTGGGttcacaatcacattttcctgatataaaaaaaagtttctctcgCAAGACCCACACAAATAGGGAAAACTGATAAGGAAACAGCAAACCCGGCTTGACACAACATACCATcaaatacaaaaagtaaacaaactgagaAACAGCATTTTTTCCTCTAACCTCTCCTGTATAGTAATCTCAGCTGTGGACATGACATTTTCAGATAGCATTTCCATTAGGTATCATGGGGGATTGTGGTGGTTATAATTAGCAGTAAAACAACAACACTGTTTCCCATTGTTCAGGCTGCAGCTATCTCACAATCACCACACCAAAGAGGGATCTTGTGGCTATTAAACAATTTAGCTCAAACATGCTTGGTCTACTTGAGTTTGTCTTTTAGGCTGACTAGTTCATAGCTCCTTTCCAACATATGGGTCAAATTATGCTCTCAAAACATCCCATTGAAGGCCAACAAGCCACATTTTGTCAGAAGGGGACTGAGAATTAGTAGCATTATTTCCCTCATCTTCTGACTACGAAGGATTTCTCTGCCGTATGATGTCCATGATTTCAGGTGAGGTGAGAGAGGCTGGTCATGGCCTGAGGAGAGACATCACCTGCACTATCATCCCCCTCCAAACCTTCACTGACATCCCCATGTAAATTAATCCTGCCAATCACTTTTCCTTCTTGCATACTGAAGTCCTCCTCGCTTAGGTAGATTTGGAAGCATGGACAGGAGGCGAACCAAAAGGAGCATAGCTTGTGAAGCAGCCCTGCTATCATGGACAGGGGAGCTTCTCCTGTCACACAATGAATTCCTCAGCCCTGTTGATGCTCCAAGATACACAGGATTGTCCTGGAGATTCATGGATACCTGTGAATTACAAAGGTGGTGCCTTGCTATGAAGGGTGAACAAATCCCCTTTCCCTCTACTGGGATGGTGCAAAGCAATCCCCACAAGTTGAAATTCAGATTCATGGCCCTTCTGTAGCTTTCTTGTACATAGAGCATGATCTGCTCCCCCgcctccctttttttaaaaaaaaattctctaaccTAATCTAAGCAGTGTTAGTCTGTGTGTACCACAGGgtctttggggggcaggggtaggggtcAAAACTCTAGGGAATTTATGAATGCACTATTTGTCCAGTAGTAAAAATGAATGCAGCATCTTTGTAAAATGGGTCATTTTAATTTCACCATACTGTACTTGTCCTTTAGAAGTTTGCATAGCAGTTTCAGCAGAGCTGCATGGTTCACATAAATTAATCTACTCTTTAGAACGTTTAACCAACCAATTAGATTACTATCTCAATCTAAGCATATTTAAATTATAGCTTAAAACTTTCCTCCTTATATAAATCACTAATCTTATTTATCATTCAGCGTACAGTTAAACAAGAAGTACTGTTGCAGCAACCATGGTTCTCAGTTATTAGAGGTGGCATTCTTCTCGTCTTTTGTGTCACTCTCCAGGTTCCCACAGTTTTTTCCACCAGCCTTTCACAATTTGCTCATTTCCTGATATCTCTCTTAAAGTCCGTTTCCTGTGTTCCTGCAGATACcaattttcttctgaaaattagAGGTTTGTTTCTGTAAACTCATATTCCCTTTGCTTGAAGCCCAGGTTTCTAACGAAAGTGAGTTACTGATACTTTTCAGCACATTAACAaacttgaataattttgtttgctattttttgtaaatatatgatgatttgttttttaaactgtatttgcATCTCTGTATCAACTTTACTACTGTCTCCTATAACAATGCAATTTAAAGGTAGATTTCCAGATTATTGCTATCAGTGTCATTATGTGGTTATTGTTCACAACTTTAAAAGCACGATACAATTCATTTGCCATTACTAAAATATAAATGAGCTAAAGTGTTCATATGTACTTCATACagaaccacacacaaaaaacatcTTGTTAAACAAATGGGGAAGAGCAGCTGTATGAAGACAAAGATTAAAATGATTCTTTGCTATTGGACTGCCCTATTAATTTAGGGTCCAGTCTGACTCCTTGACTTCATTATAGGAGTAAGATCAGGCACTTTATGTGGGCCTGTAAGTTTGTGTGTGTTGATGGACCACTGGTGCCTGCACAGTACCACGCTGAAGTTGGTGGCATTCTGCATACGAACCAGGGTCATCCATACCAGCTGGCAGCATTGgatctttattttgtaaaagttAAAAATAGCAGGAAGATGTATGTGGGGTAGAGATGGAGGGGTGGAATCAGACTTTAAAGTATATTCTTTCAAATAGTATCTAAGACTAAAAATGTTAAAGCAAACAAGataaattataattttaattgaaataaattgATATGTTTTCCTCCAAAACAGGAacttaaatacaaatatattcattaaaaatattgcctttttttcttctttacaatATATTAACATCACTTTTGATAGCAGTCTTTTTTGTTCAAATACAAAAATTCTTCACAGGGAAATTAGAAAAATAATGTTCTGTACACTACAGGTGTTGGGGCTTTGGAATTCCAGATGTAATAATCTGAGGAAATCAATTCCCGGGCTAAAAAAGATAGACAAAATAAACATTAAATGGTGTCTTGCATTAAGATATTACTTTATTCAATTTAAGAAAATATTGATCCATTCTTACTAATTGACAGAAAAAGTGTAATGGTCTCTTTAAATTGTAATTCCCAAATTATTATTTGGGAATTGTTTCTGAAGAGGAGATATTTAAAGTCTCAGTTTCAATTACCTCTACTAATACATTGGTCACAAGCTTATAATTCAAACAGAGGCTAACTCAAAAGCAGGCGTATGGATTTTGTTTAGTGAATATAAACTGCGTattcaatataaatatatatggcaTGACAATTAACTACTGTGATGAATGGTTTGGCACCACTTGAGTTCTCATGAGGAATTTCTGGGCTTCTGCTGAGGTACTTCGAACAAGTTACAAAATAAAGAAGCAGCAAATAAAACAGTGACTTTATTAGCCACCGCTGCCTAATCACATTTAATGATCGTCTAATATTTCCCCAACAGTGGTACTTTTTTGGTGAAGACCCAAGAACCTTAAATGTAATTTGGAACATTGGAAAAAGAATTGCCTACTGTTAATTGGGGATGACAGCACTTTCCTACATCACAGACTtgcagtgaggataaatatattaaagaatattaaagactgtgaggcacttGGATACTTTGataatggaggccatataaatatttaaaatacagagaACACCCACTTATGCCACGTGAATATTGTTCCTCTTCTATAACCCTTTTTTAATCAGGTACATGTTATAAGAGTGTCTTAAAACAGACATAATTTAAGCTGGAGCTAGAATACAGTAGCTATTCTACCTCGAGTTCATAATTCAGTTTCCAAGGTAGTTCATAATGGTTTATCTTGTCAAAAAGACTGCACGATTTCTTGTAAGAGCAGGTGTGATATTTCTAGTTACCACGGCACTAAATCTTTACATTCTTGTCAGACTCAGTCACATCATTTGATTAAAAAGGtactttcaaacttttttttttttttttaaaaagatacgtTTTTTGCTTTAGTGATTTTTACACTGAAATTCACTAACTTTGAAaatcatatttaataaaatcaacaaaaataatctaattttaaaaCTCAGCCAATTACTTGTACTTCACAACTCCACTTTGCCATTTCAACTAAATAATCAATAATTTTGAACAACTCACATGTACTTATTTTTGGTTTTCCTGTTGAAAACACCTGAACAGAATGCTGATCTGCATAACATCCAGTAAGTGTGTAGTCTGGGATCCTAAAATAAAGCTACAAAAATATGGAGAAAACATGATCAGATGCATATTTTTATTCTTACTTCAGAAATGCTGGTAATCTAAATTATGCCACTCTTGGTGTGCAAAGACATAAAATTGATAGGAAGGAGCATCCTAGAGAAAATAGAGAACAAAGATACTGATTATGTGTGATGCAAATCAATGTAGTTTCATAGCCAATTTTAGTTAATAAAAAGTGATTACTAATTCTCGTAAAGATTACAACTCACTTTTACATATGCAGTACTCCCAGTGCAAATTGGATCAACTGGTTGCTCTTTGCTCATAGAACCAAAAGTCACAGTTCCAGTAAGAGAAATTTCTAATGATTTGGGAAACTTTTGTCCTAGAAACAAAAACAGCCTCAGTAAAAAATTAGATAAACAAATGTACACAAAAAATGACTATGTATTTTATTCAGCTTACCTATGACCCAAACCAATAAGCTTTTTTCTCGAGATACATCTAGCTGGCCATAACTAACTTTGTACTCCAAATGAGCGACTGGACCCCTATTGTAGAAAAGGGAGTAAAATGTCATTGGAACGAAAACCATACAACAACTATTTATTGACAGGTATTTTATTGAATAAAGcaagaaatatattaaaatgaatgcCACTATTTATGTGTACACAGACAAATCACACTGAACGGAACATACTGCTATCTTGTGGAAAGAAATTACAGTAAAGGGGGATCATTACTGTTTTAACGTATTAACTGCAGTAGAGCTTTTGGTGATTTTATTTCATTGACAGCATTTTACCACTGCTATGATCAATGTCAGCAGTATTGTAGAATTTCTGTTATAATTTAATGATAATTATATGACAATACACTCATACCAATTGTCAGATAGGCTtaataaaactgtattttaattttattattatttattataattttattatatttggaTAAGCTGATTTTTGACAATGATTAGAAAAGTCTTTACATTTGGGAGATCCTGGTTTGGAAGCAACCTCAAGACTTACACCACCAGTTCGGTGGTGGCTGAATTTGGCACAAAGAATGGTAGAGGGGAAATAGGATATTCAATGAAAGTGATCCAAGAtatctttcagagtagtagcATAAATGTGGTTGGAGAAAGCATCTGTCCTGATTGTTGGAatcactgattaaaaaaaaaaggcttccagAATCAGGATCCAGGTGAATATCCCAAGAATCTCATTTGAGTTTGAATACTTTTTAGGTGATTTCTTGACTCTCAATGACAGCAGCCTTGGACATATGCTTGAGGGGGAACAAAACCTGATCTGTTGATCCATGAGAGCCCCATTCTAAAAAGCCTACTAGGGAGGTGAAGAAAATTATTTAGGATTTCCATTCTCTTACCTGTTAAAGAAAGGTATACGAGCTTCACAGTACTCAAAAGCATTTTTTACACTTTCATGAAGTTTTAAATTAACTGTTAATTTTAATTGCGATTCTTCTTCCTTCAGCTGGTAAAATCCCAAAATTGGTGGTACAGGAACCTGAAAAGAGTAGATTAATTTTAGGAATAATTCAGCAATATCTTCAAGAAGTTAGTTATACTCTTTAATAATAAGTAATTTAATAGTTGATTAATTTATGTTgaaaactatatatttttaatgaccCTGCAAGCCAGGCTCTTCAGGTCACTTATGCTACATAGATTTGTGGTGTGCTAGGAACAGTTCCTGGCACCTTATCTTTGCTCTACTGTGTCAGAATAAAGTTTGCTAATCCCTGAGGAAGCTCACTTAAACTCTCTATCTCAAAAAaagtttcctccccccccacctctacTTGAAAGACTGGTAAGTTATATGCATCAGGAAATGTAGTTACCTGGGAAGTATAGTAGCACAAATTGAATAAGTCAGAAGGAGGAGTGAAAGGAAGTTTGTATGGCCCACTAAATGCAGAATCATCCATGACATCAACGCTACAGGAAGTAAGAATTGAAGAGTCAAGGGAAGTCACACAGGGATGCACTAGGATATCCTGGAGTGGAGAGCCATTGGCAGGGAGGTTCAAGCTGACAGTCACATTTGAAGTAGCTCCTTCTAAATCACACTTGGAACACAAAATGTCAGGAAATTACtcaataatatttctaaaatcAGAATtagacatttgaaaataaaacaaaaactaaacgATCCCACTAAAGAATTTTAAATGGGCTCGCACATGAAGATTGAGAGATATACTTTCAAACCCATGTCTTTTCCCCAGGTTTTAACCTTCTGATATCCTAAGGAGCATTAACACAGAATCTTTTATAGAACAGTCTTTTAATTAATAAGCACTCCTTGGCAAAAGATGCAACTGAGCCAAGCACATGCAGTAACGATACATTATTAAGAATTTGATAGACATATTCAATAATTGTCTGTCCAATTAATTCAGTTATTCATACATCTGTTTAATAGATTCAAACATGCTATTAATGTCCACTGAGATACCATGTCAGCTTTCTCACAGTGATGACCTGCAGTGCTATCCGCCATCTAGTCACTTGGTGTGCCAGCTCAGCAGTGCGTGATTACACCAATACTTTCTCTTTATGGCTGGTTATCTACTCTACAAAGTGACCCAGAAACCTGCCCCACTGAGCGCAAGAATCTCTCCACCGAGATAATCCCCACCAGCACAACTGGTAGGAAATAACCCAGAGTCTTCAAGAGCAGTAGACTCTGGTCAGCTTCCCTATGATGAGCATGCTGCCACTTATTGATAACAATTAAATTACCATGATGCACATTATCAgaatttcttttctccttatCAAACAATAGCAGCTAAAAAAATGGTTATAATAATATCACGCACTTCTCCAGCACAATTTATGACAAAGAAGAGAAACTTTAAATCATTTGATACAGCTACTGGATTCACTATTAAAGATACAAATATTAGCatgtttcataaaaatattattgaTCTACTTAACCAATATGCTTCCTTATTTTTACTAATAAGAATGAACACCTGAAACACACACAGAAGCTATTTAAAGCAATCATAACACTGTTTTCTTTCATAAGAATCTACGTTCTTAGATTTAGCAACATTAGGAATTATAAATAGCATGTGTGGAtgcatgattttgttttaatagaaGCAAGATATAAAATTGAACTTTAATTTACTTGAAACCCACCAAGCAATTTTTAAAGCGCTAATGCAAAGACACTTGTAACATTCTCATTTAAGAATTTTGTTTTTGGTGATCATTACTAAACAAGACGTTTATTAGATGGCTGGGGTAAACTTAGCACTGTAATTGTCATTTTTCACTCCCTGTCCTTAAATGCAAACACTtactatttcatttaaaataataagaacATTGTAAAATACTTTGGATACGGATGATGATAGAGAAGAGTGTTGGTTTTATTTCCCATAAATAGCTAGTGAAAAAAATTTGTGAAGAATGCAAGAAAACAACAGTAAAGCAAcattttttattctgatttaGCTCACTAATTTAATAAATATCCTCTGGTATACATTTAGGCATAAAAGCTATTTCGTTCAATTGCCCCATATGCCAAGataaaattaactgaaattttACTTTTCCTAGTCCATTCATATGCTAAAGAAGGTCAGTCAGATTTGTACTAGAAATATCCTCACCTTACAAGTCACAGTTCCATAAACCTGCCACATATCTGCAACATCCGTTTTGTCATATTGCATGGACTTGACTTTTTCAGTGATACAAACGTTAACCTGAGGTTTGCCTTTGTATGTGCTAATTCTCCAAATTGGTTGTTTCTGCATGTGGTTTGTAGAAACATGAATGTTATCTAATAAGCCATTCAAGTCTGTATCTAATGGGGTGCCATATGGACAGGCCTGCATGAGCAAACTTGGAAGTTGGCCCACTTTTGCACTCATCTCAGCTTCATTCTTCTGACTGGAGTCAATGAAGACCAGCAATCCTGACAAGAGAGCGAAGGCTTGTGAGATTCCACTAATGCTAATGAGGGGTGGGCGTGGCTTCAAGGATTGCTCAACCAGGGGAAGACAAACATATATCAAACCACTCTTCTGAAAGGCAAGGACAGGCCAGAGGTCCCCTCCTCCTGTTGGAAGCGCATACACAGAAGTCTTGTTGATTCGAGAACAGCTATCTCGATATTCCACAAAGTTCTTTTCTGGATCTGTCAGCTTAAGTTCAAAAAGCaatgctttaagaaaaacactgtcCTCTGGTACGGTCACATAGCTTGCTCCATTGAAGCCTTTTGCTCGTTTTTCAACAGTGGGGTAATGCCTGTAATATAGAAGCAGAAATTAATTTGTATTACTCATCTTACCCCGCCCAtaatacaaaacacacacatttcctgATATTGTCTGAGCTATACTTTGTCTTTTCTAATTATCCAAATGCAGAAATTCCGTTGCTGCTCTGAGAGGGAGTATTACAAAGAACTATGGAAGATGGATATAGTCAGGGTCGAGGTTCAGTCAAATATAAAAGCACAGACAGAACATTTGaaggccctcatcctgcaaatTATGTTGTGCTCATGGACCCCTCTGGCACCCTAATGAAGCATGTGGGTGAATGGGTCTGACCACCCGGAGCAACTTGCTAATCAGAGCCTAAATCACTGCTAATAATATATAAGATTTTTAGCAACAAGTGGATTTTTATTAGAAAGTTTGAGCAAAAGTACTCACCCATTTTTGAATAAAGATATGTATCTTTTGTTATAAAAAGATGcagactatttaaaataaaaacaagcataAATAACACCTGTGCAATGGAACTTTAAAAGTTGAAACTTTCCAGGAAGGTAGGTCATTCACTGAGGACTAGTTTCCAAACAATTTccaggaaaaatgaaaaataagttttgtatttgtgcaatgcaACATTTCTGCTACCTTTAGTGTTATTATAATATTATTTATAAGActatagaagaacataaatacATAATATCAATGTTAGTTACATACatataatacttagttctgccttgagtgcaggcgactggactagatgacctctcgaggtcccttccagttctatgattcgaTGTAGTTTTGCATTGCTATTCCACTGTGGACTTTCATAATTCTGTAATTCCAAAactgaatagattcatagatactaaggtcagaagggaccattctgatcatctagtccgacctcctgcacagcgcagcccacagaatctcacccacccactcctacaaaaaaacctcacctatgtctgagctattgaagtccttaaatcatggtttaaagacttcaaggagcagagaagcctccctcaagtcacccatggcccatgctacagaggaaggcgaaaaacctccagggcctctccaatctgccctggaggaaaattccttcccgaccccaaatatggcgatcagctaaaccctgagcatatgggcaagattcaccagccagatacccaggaaagaattttctgtagtaactcagatcccatccatctaatatcccatctcaggggattagtcctatttaccctgaatatttaaagatcaattacttagaGGCAAGAGCTTACATCATAAAATCTGTAGCGTGGTGATTACTTAAATTAATCTGATATTAAGGTTAGCGAGCAACCTTTACTTTAATATACAAAGGCCTTTcaataaaaaaagtcaatttttttccaACAGGAGTTGCATGGATTTGTGTGTGAGTAAAATTGGATTCTAAACTGTATGTACAGTATGTGTAATTTAAGACTACTGTAACTActtaatatatacattttttatatatagtttttagatatataaaatatatagtttttccacggaatgcatccaatgaagtgagctgtagctcacgaaagcttatgctcaaataaatttgttagtctctaaggtgccacaagtactccttttctttttgcgaatacagactaacacggctgctactctgaaacctatttaataTATACATCTCGACTGTTTAAAAAGTTATAATCTTAACGATACGTTAaaagattttatatattttaaaatttctgttttgtatAAATGTTCTTTACATATTTGTCTCTGATTTT
This DNA window, taken from Dermochelys coriacea isolate rDerCor1 chromosome 6, rDerCor1.pri.v4, whole genome shotgun sequence, encodes the following:
- the AP5M1 gene encoding AP-5 complex subunit mu-1 isoform X1; translated protein: MALRGLWLISYEQGACGAVLFSRHYPTVEKRAKGFNGASYVTVPEDSVFLKALLFELKLTDPEKNFVEYRDSCSRINKTSVYALPTGGGDLWPVLAFQKSGLIYVCLPLVEQSLKPRPPLISISGISQAFALLSGLLVFIDSSQKNEAEMSAKVGQLPSLLMQACPYGTPLDTDLNGLLDNIHVSTNHMQKQPIWRISTYKGKPQVNVCITEKVKSMQYDKTDVADMWQVYGTVTCKCDLEGATSNVTVSLNLPANGSPLQDILVHPCVTSLDSSILTSCSVDVMDDSAFSGPYKLPFTPPSDLFNLCYYTSQVPVPPILGFYQLKEEESQLKLTVNLKLHESVKNAFEYCEARIPFFNRGPVAHLEYKVSYGQLDVSREKSLLVWVIGQKFPKSLEISLTGTVTFGSMSKEQPVDPICTGSTAYVKLYFRIPDYTLTGCYADQHSVQVFSTGKPKISTSRELISSDYYIWNSKAPTPVVYRTLFF
- the AP5M1 gene encoding AP-5 complex subunit mu-1 isoform X3, whose protein sequence is MALRGLWLISYEQGACGAVLFSRHYPTVEKRAKGFNGASYVTVPEDSVFLKALLFELKLTDPEKNFVEYRDSCSRINKTSVYALPTGGGDLWPVLAFQKSGLIYVCLPLVEQSLKPRPPLISISGISQAFALLSGLLVFIDSSQKNEAEMSAKVGQLPSLLMQACPYGTPLDTDLNGLLDNIHVSTNHMQKQPIWRISTYKGKPQVNVCITEKVKSMQYDKTDVADMWQVYGTVTCKCDLEGATSNVTVSLNLPANGSPLQDILVHPCVTSLDSSILTSCSVDVMDDSAFSGPYKLPFTPPSDLFNLCYYTSQVPVPPILGFYQLKEEESQLKLTVNLKLHESVKNAFEYCEARIPFFNRGPVAHLEYKVSYGQLDVSREKSLLVWVIGQKFPKSLEISLTGTVTFGSMSKEQPVDPICTGSTAYVKDAPSYQFYVFAHQEWHNLDYQHF
- the AP5M1 gene encoding AP-5 complex subunit mu-1 isoform X2, which codes for MHYPTVEKRAKGFNGASYVTVPEDSVFLKALLFELKLTDPEKNFVEYRDSCSRINKTSVYALPTGGGDLWPVLAFQKSGLIYVCLPLVEQSLKPRPPLISISGISQAFALLSGLLVFIDSSQKNEAEMSAKVGQLPSLLMQACPYGTPLDTDLNGLLDNIHVSTNHMQKQPIWRISTYKGKPQVNVCITEKVKSMQYDKTDVADMWQVYGTVTCKCDLEGATSNVTVSLNLPANGSPLQDILVHPCVTSLDSSILTSCSVDVMDDSAFSGPYKLPFTPPSDLFNLCYYTSQVPVPPILGFYQLKEEESQLKLTVNLKLHESVKNAFEYCEARIPFFNRGPVAHLEYKVSYGQLDVSREKSLLVWVIGQKFPKSLEISLTGTVTFGSMSKEQPVDPICTGSTAYVKLYFRIPDYTLTGCYADQHSVQVFSTGKPKISTSRELISSDYYIWNSKAPTPVVYRTLFF